A genomic segment from Glycine soja cultivar W05 chromosome 18, ASM419377v2, whole genome shotgun sequence encodes:
- the LOC114396349 gene encoding probable long-chain-alcohol O-fatty-acyltransferase 1 has protein sequence MYGEIERFIKVWISAILGLCYCYYMAARIPKGFLRLLSLLPILYLFIILPLNISSPNLVGYTSFFLVQLGIFKLLLFSFNKGPLALSPPNIVHFISIASLPITPKQHPPTNKNNTTNTQKPKWLLPLKLLIFAMIARVYEYNEYFHPHFILVLYCLHLYLGLELVFALIATPVQTLFGLKIEPHFNKPYLSSPLQDFWGHRCNLMVTCLLRSTVYNHVSCMITGLVGPSCATSAAMLATFLVSGLVLELIYYHVTRVPPTWEVTCFFVLHSVCTVAEVAVKKVVLHRGWRLHRAVSGPLVVAFLAISANWLFFHQLLRNEMDRKSSEEYVILVDFVKSKI, from the exons ATGTATGGTGAAATTGAAAGGTTCATCAAAGTATGGATTTCAGCCATCTTAGGtttatgttattgttattaCATGGCTGCAAGAATACCAAAGGGCTTCTTGAGACTTCTCTCCCTTCTCCCTATTCTCTACCTCTTCATCATCCTTCCCTTGAACATCTCTTCACCTAACTTAGTTGGATACACTTCCTTCTTCCTTGTTCAACTTGGCATTTTCAAGCTCCTACTTTTTTCCTTCAACAAAGGCCCTCTTGCCCTATCACCCCCAAACATTGTCCATTTCATCTCCATAGCTTCCCTCCCCATCACCCCAAAACAACATCCACCAACCAATAAAAATAACACCACCAACACCCAAAAGCCAAAATGGCTATTGCCCTTAAAATTGCTTATTTTTGCAATGATCGCACGTGTTTATGAGTACAATGAATACTTCCACCCTCATTTCATATTAGTCCTTTATTGTCTTCACTTGTACCTTGGCTTAGAGCTTGTTTTTGCTCTTATTGCAACCCCGGTTCAAACCCTTTTTGGCTTAAAGATAGAACCACACTTCAACAAACCCTACCTTTCGTCCCCACTTCAAGATTTTTGGGGTCATAGATGCAACCTTATGGTTA CTTGTCTTCTACGCTCTACAGTATACAACCACGTAAGCTGTATGATTACGGGTTTAGTGGGTCCCTCATGTGCCACGTCAGCTGCCATGTTGGCCACGTTCCTTGTGTCTGGGCTTGTGCTTGAGTTAATCTATTATCATGTTACACGTGTACCTCCCACGTGGGAAGTTACGTGTTTTTTTGTGCTTCACAGTGTGTGCACGGTGGCGGAGGTGGCTGTTAAGAAGGTGGTTCTCCATCGTGGATGGCGGCTGCACCGTGCCGTGTCAGGGCCACTCGTGGTGGCATTCTTGGCTATCTCGGCGAATTGGCTGTTTTTTCATCAATTGTTGAGGAATGAAATGGATAGGAAGTCCAGTGAAGAGTATGTAATTTTGGTGGATTTTGTTAAGTCTAAGATATAA